A stretch of the Vibrio rumoiensis genome encodes the following:
- the tnpB gene encoding IS66 family insertion sequence element accessory protein TnpB (TnpB, as the term is used for proteins encoded by IS66 family insertion elements, is considered an accessory protein, since TnpC, encoded by a neighboring gene, is a DDE family transposase.) — translation MIRIDALWLSTEPLDMRAGTETALARVVAVFGAARPHHAYLFANRRANRMKVLVHDGIGVWLAARRLNSGKFVWPRDAATTATLSRTQFDALVLGLPWKNVGEAGVITVL, via the coding sequence ATGATCCGCATTGATGCGCTGTGGCTCTCCACCGAGCCGCTGGACATGCGAGCAGGCACCGAGACGGCGCTCGCCCGGGTAGTGGCTGTCTTTGGCGCAGCGCGCCCACACCACGCCTATCTGTTCGCCAATCGACGAGCCAACCGCATGAAGGTGCTGGTGCACGACGGCATCGGTGTCTGGCTGGCGGCCCGGCGCCTGAATAGCGGCAAGTTCGTCTGGCCGCGCGATGCCGCCACCACCGCCACACTCAGCCGAACGCAGTTCGATGCGCTCGTGCTGGGCCTGCCCTGGAAGAACGTCGGCGAGGCTGGAGTCATCACTGTACTTTGA